The Medicago truncatula cultivar Jemalong A17 chromosome 4, MtrunA17r5.0-ANR, whole genome shotgun sequence genome includes a region encoding these proteins:
- the LOC25492266 gene encoding NAC domain-containing protein 90 yields the protein MEDIFPPGFRFFPTEEELVSFYLNNKLQGVTNAIDRVIPVIDINGVEPWNLPTLAGELCREDKEQWFFFSPGQEREARGGRPNRTTACGYWKATGSPGYVYSSDNKVIGVKKTMVFYKGKAPSGRKTKWKMNEYRAIQVSNQSNTATPQLRREFSLCRIYVISGSFRAFDRRPLERERVDQLPVNEIDQNPFGATSTHQNATSSFEISQLGGLQSTHMPPEVVGGSNSTNWHVNSNNENNGDEVQFQESLWEWDSEHFNWS from the exons ATGGAAGATATCTTTCCACCTGGTTTTCGTTTCTTCCCAACTGAAGAAGAGCTTGTTAGCTTTTATCTAAATAATAAACTACAAGGAGTAACAAATGCTATAGATAGGGTTATTCCAGTCATTGATATCAATGGTGTAGAACCATGGAATCTCCCAA CTCTTGCGGGAGAGCTTTGCCGCGAAGATAAAGAGCAATGGTTTTTCTTTTCACCAGGTCAAGAGAGAGAAGCAAGGGGAGGGAGACCTAATAGAACTACTGCTTGTGGATACTGGAAGGCAACAGGTTCTCCTGGTTATGTTTATTCTTCAGATAACAAAGTTATTGGGGTGAAGAAAACCATGGTTTTCTATAAAGGAAAAGCTCCAAGTGGAAGGAAAACAAAATGGAAGATGAATGAATACAGAGCCATTCAAGTCTCTAACCAATCCAACACTGCCACACCTCAG TTGAGGAGAGAATTCAGTTTGTGTCGAATATATGTAATATCAGGAAGCTTTCGAGCTTTTGATAGACGTccattagagagagaaagagttgaTCAATTACCGGTTAATGAGATTGATCAAAATCCATTTGGTGCCACATCTACTCATCAAAATGCAACAAGTTCATTTGAAATTTCTCAATTAGGGGGACTCCAAAGTACTCATATGCCACCAGAGGTTGTAGGAGGTTCAAATAGCACTAATTGGCATGTAAATAGTAACAATGAAAATAATGGTGATGAGGTTCAATTCCAAGAATCACTATGGGAATGGGACAGTGAACATTTTAATTGGTCCTAA
- the LOC25492263 gene encoding vesicle-associated membrane protein 714, translating to MAILYALVARGTVVLAEFSAVTGNTGAVARRLLEKLPTESDSRLCFSQDRYIFHILRSDGLTFLCMANDTFGRRIPFSYLEDIQMRFMKNYSRVANYAPAYAMNDEFSRVLHQQMEFFSSNPSVDALNRVRGEVGEIRTIMVDNIEKILERGDRIELLVDKTATMQDSSFHFRKQSKRLRRALWMKNFKLLALLTCLIVLLLYFLIAACCGGITLPSCRS from the exons ATGGCGATCCTCTACGCTTTGGTAGCAAGAGGCACGGTGGTTCTAGCAGAATTCAGCGCCGTCACCGGCAACACCGGCGCCGTAGCTCGTCGCTTACTCGAGAAGCTTCCGACCGAATCAGATTCGAGACTTTGCTTCTCGCAAGATAGATACATATTTCATATTCTCCGATCCGATGGCCTTACGTTCCTTTGTATGGCGAATGATACCTTTGGAA GGAGAATCCCTTTCTCATACTTGGAAGATATCCAAATGAGGTTTATGAAGAACTACAGCAGAGTTGCCAATTATGCACCGGCTTATGCAATGAATGATGAGTTTTCAAGGGTTTTGCATCAGCAAATGGAGTTTTTTTCTAGTAATCCCAGTGTTGATGCCCTCAATCGTGTGAGAGGTGAAGTTGGCGAG ATACGCACTATAATGGTggataatattgaaaaaatattggAGAGAGGTGACCGGATTGAACTTCTAGTTGATAAGACAGCAACAATGCAAGATAGTTCATTTCACTTTAGAAAACAATCGAAGCGCCTTCGAAGAGCTCTTTGGATGAAaaacttcaaactctt GGCATTGTTGACATGCTTGATTGTTCTTCTGCTGTACTTTTTAATCGCTGCTTGCTGCGGTGGCATTACTCTACCATCATGCAGATCTTAA
- the LOC112420843 gene encoding uncharacterized protein, translating into MGGEWGLGVGSHTNTHDVKTYPYRCGRAPQWSLWKHRNLRVWEDVTETSATVVERARHLVEDWQLANTPDIRATSLTHQQTTASSSHDHRITWQLPGVGRYKCNIDAAFSSHVNRTGIGMCVQDAEGTFVLAKAFTYPCNVSVDVGEALGLHSVVQWLSDMQFDNMDFETDSKLTADAFLSSRNDLSEFG; encoded by the exons ATGGGTGGTGAGTGGGGACTGGGGGTTGGTTCACATACCAACACACATGATGTAAAGACATATCCATATCGATG TGGTCGAGCGCCACAGTGGAGTTTATGGAAACACCGAAATTTGAGAGTATGGGAGGATGTTACAGAAACAAGCGCCACAGTGGTCGAGCGTGCCAGGCATTTGGTTGAAGACTGGCAGCTAGCGAACACCCCAGATATTCGTGCGACTAGCTTAACTCATCAGCAAACAACCGCCTCCTCTTCTCACGACCACCGCATTACATGGCAGCTTCCTGGAGTAGGCCgatataaatgtaatattgatGCAGCTTTCTCTTCTCATGTCAACCGTACAGGTATCGGTATGTGTGTTCAAGATGCAGAAGGTACATTTGTTCTGGCTAAAGCTTTTACATATCCTTGTAATGTATCGGTGGATGTAGGTGAAGCCTTAGGGTTGCATTCTGTTGTACAATGGTTGAGTGACATGCAGTTTGATAATATGGATTTTGAAACAGACTCGAAGTTGACAGCTGATGCTTTCCTCTCTAGCAGGAACGACTTGTCCGAATTtggttaa
- the LOC25492262 gene encoding mitochondrial fission protein ELM1, with translation MRPIKLPEPPSPNSHRGTPDIFESGVHTFVRRAVVIGNGFAASENQSIGLVRALGFSDNYFLYRVTRPKGGVNEWLHWLPVSLHKKIYYIVTTVRDYSQILLKSQQKKLVPSVNGERAGLLGVLEADAKQIVNFAQETYEKEGPLLVVACGRDTISTASSIKSLASENVFVVQIQHPRLHLNRFDMVITPKHDYYPLTPQGQEQVPRLLRSWITPRDPPDSHVILTTGALHQIDFTSIRSAAATWHDEFASVSRPLLVVNIGGPTSNCRYGGDLAKQLVASLLSVLASCGSVRISFTEKTPQKVAKIIVKELGNNPKVYIWDGQGRNPHMGHLAWADAFVVTADSVSMISEACSTGKPVYVVGAERCKWKYTEFHRSLTDLGVVRSFTGSEDISESWSYPPLNDTADAAKRIREALAARGWKLKI, from the exons ATGAGACCAATTAAACTTCCAGAACCGCCAAGCCCTAACTCCCATAGAGGCACACCTGACATCTTTGAATCTGGAGTTCATACTTTCGTCCGACGCGCTGTTGTTATCGGAAACGGTTTCGCCGCTTCAGAGAATCAGAGTATTGGATTGGTTCGCGCTCTTGGATTCTCTGATAACTATTTCTTATAT CGGGTTACCAGGCCTAAAGGGGGAGTTAATGAATGGCTTCATTGGCTTCCAGTCTCGCtccataagaaaatatattatatagtaaCAACGGTTCGCGATTATTCTCAGATACTGTTGAAATCTCAACAGAAGAAGCTTGTGCCATCAGTAAATGGTGAGCGTGCAGGCTTGTTGGGTGTCTTAGAAGCTGATGCAAAGCAGATAGTGAATTTTGCTCAAGAAACTTATGAGAA GGAGGGACCTTTGTTGGTGGTTGCATGTGGAAGAGATACCATTTCTACTGCAAGTTCCATAAAAAGTTTAGCATCTGAGAATGTTTTTGTCGTTCAG ATACAACATCCAAGATTGCATTTGAATAGGTTTGACATGGTGATTACACCTAAGCATGACTATTATCCTCTGACTCCACAAGGACAGGAACAAGTTCCTCGGCTTCTTCGAAGTTGGATAACTCCGCGTGATCCTCCAGATAGTCATGTG ATTCTCACGACTGGAGCCCTACATCAAATAGATTTCACTTCAATACGCAGTGCTGCTGCCACGTGGCATGATGAATTTGCAAGTGTCAGCAGGCCCCTGCTAGTTGTCAACATTGGAGGACCAACAA GTAATTGTCGATACGGTGGAGACCTTGCAAAGCAGTTGGTAGCCTCTTTGCTCAGTGTTCTTGCTAGTTGTGGGAGTGTTAGAATATCCTTTACAGAGAAGACTCCTCAAAAA GTGGCCAAAATTATAGTGAAAGAACTTGGAAATAATCCAAAAGTTTATATTTGGGATGGGCAAG GACGTAACCCGCACATGGGCCATCTAGCTTGGGCTGATGCATTTGTTGTGACAGCAGATTCAGTTAGTATGATAAGTGAAGCTTGCAGCACCGG GAAGCCCGTTTACGTTGTGGGGGCTGAGCGTTGCAAATGGAAGTACACAGAATTTCACAGATCATTGACAGACCTGGGAGTTGTTCGGTCTTTTACAGGTTCTGAGGAT ATTTCAGAGAGTTGGAGCTATCCGCCACTTAACGATACTGCTGATGCAGCTAAACGAATTCGTGAAGCACTTGCTGCCAGAGGGTGGAAGCTaaagatataa